In Aequorivita sp. H23M31, a single window of DNA contains:
- a CDS encoding protein-L-isoaspartate(D-aspartate) O-methyltransferase, whose translation MKDTFTHQGMRKKLVKILEKKGIEDKNVLSAIGKIPRHLFMDSGFVDHAYVDKAFPIAADQTISQPYTVARQTELLEVKKDDKILEIGTGSGYQAAVLLEMGVRLYTIERQNELFKKTNLFLPKLGYKPKKMIFGDGYIGLVEDAPFDGIIVTAGAPFVPQPLLAQLKVGGRLVIPVGDDIQIMTVFYRKSETEFEKEEFGEFRFVPLLEDKN comes from the coding sequence ATGAAAGATACATTTACCCATCAGGGAATGCGGAAGAAGTTGGTGAAAATTCTTGAAAAGAAAGGGATTGAGGATAAAAATGTATTAAGTGCAATTGGGAAAATTCCACGGCATCTTTTTATGGATTCTGGTTTTGTGGACCATGCCTATGTAGATAAGGCTTTCCCTATTGCAGCCGATCAGACCATTTCGCAACCTTATACCGTAGCCCGCCAAACAGAACTTTTGGAAGTTAAAAAGGATGATAAAATCCTTGAGATTGGAACTGGGAGTGGCTATCAGGCAGCCGTACTTTTGGAGATGGGAGTGCGGTTATACACCATTGAACGGCAAAATGAATTGTTCAAAAAAACCAATCTTTTCCTTCCGAAATTGGGTTATAAACCAAAAAAAATGATTTTTGGAGATGGATATATCGGTTTGGTAGAAGATGCCCCTTTCGACGGAATTATTGTCACCGCCGGAGCTCCTTTCGTGCCGCAACCCTTACTTGCCCAACTGAAAGTGGGTGGGAGGCTGGTAATTCCAGTAGGAGATGATATTCAGATTATGACAGTTTTCTATAGAAAATCCGAAACTGAATTTGAAAAAGAAGAGTTTGGTGAGTTTCGATTTGTACCTTTATTGGAGGATAAGAATTGA
- a CDS encoding LOG family protein codes for MYPQHPTSSIQHPASSIQHPASSIQHPAFNIQHPTMNNLNTICVFCGSSSGNDLKITEAAKRLGEIFASRKITLVYGAAKIGVMGTLAKSVLDNKGEVIGIIPNFLKKKEVVHLGLTELITTENMHERKLKMQEASDGFIALPGGMGTLEELFEIITWLQLGLHQKPIGLLNVNGFYDDLINLLENMVQRGFLSIDNYHLLLVDSKPELLLQKMEEFKRPDLPKWLSEDKA; via the coding sequence ATGTATCCCCAGCATCCAACATCCAGCATCCAGCATCCAGCATCCAGCATCCAACATCCAGCATCCAGCATCCAACATCCAGCATTTAACATCCAGCATCCGACAATGAACAATTTAAATACAATATGTGTCTTCTGCGGAAGCAGCAGCGGAAATGATCTCAAGATTACCGAGGCCGCCAAAAGGCTGGGCGAAATTTTTGCTTCGCGAAAAATTACGCTGGTTTATGGTGCGGCCAAAATAGGAGTGATGGGAACACTGGCAAAAAGTGTTTTGGATAACAAAGGAGAAGTAATAGGAATCATCCCCAATTTTTTGAAAAAGAAGGAAGTGGTCCATCTTGGTCTAACGGAGTTGATTACGACCGAAAACATGCACGAGCGCAAGCTGAAAATGCAGGAAGCCAGCGATGGTTTTATTGCCCTGCCCGGCGGAATGGGAACGCTCGAGGAACTTTTTGAGATAATAACCTGGCTCCAACTTGGCTTGCACCAAAAACCCATAGGTTTGTTGAATGTAAACGGTTTTTATGACGACCTAATCAACTTGCTTGAAAATATGGTTCAGCGGGGTTTTCTTTCTATAGACAACTATCACTTACTTCTGGTTGATTCAAAACCAGAACTGCTTCTTCAAAAAATGGAGGAATTTAAACGCCCAGATCTGCCTAAATGGTTAAGTGAAGATAAGGCCTAG
- a CDS encoding YggS family pyridoxal phosphate-dependent enzyme, which translates to MTISENLNKLKNELPKNITLVAVSKTRPITDLMEAYNAGQRIFGENKVQEMESKWQEMPKDVEWHMIGHVQRNKVKYMAPFVSLIHAVDSLKLLKEINKEARKNERVIQCLLQIKIAKEDSKFGMDEEDAVNLLSSEVYKNLKNIEVVGFMGMATFTEDEEQISKEFQKLKNIFDEFKTRSNDFGTELRVLSMGMSGDFRLAIDHGSNMVRIGSAIFGERNY; encoded by the coding sequence ATGACTATTTCAGAAAATCTAAATAAACTTAAAAACGAACTGCCCAAAAATATAACCTTGGTAGCAGTTTCAAAAACAAGACCCATCACCGACTTGATGGAAGCCTATAATGCCGGACAACGCATATTTGGCGAGAACAAAGTACAGGAAATGGAATCTAAGTGGCAGGAAATGCCCAAAGATGTGGAATGGCATATGATTGGTCACGTGCAACGGAATAAGGTAAAATATATGGCGCCGTTCGTTTCGTTGATACACGCTGTGGATAGCTTGAAACTTTTAAAAGAAATAAATAAAGAAGCCCGTAAAAATGAAAGAGTTATTCAGTGTCTTCTTCAAATAAAAATTGCTAAGGAAGACAGTAAATTTGGGATGGACGAAGAAGACGCTGTAAACTTATTAAGCTCAGAAGTTTATAAAAACCTGAAAAATATTGAAGTAGTGGGCTTTATGGGCATGGCCACTTTTACCGAGGATGAGGAGCAGATATCGAAAGAATTCCAAAAATTAAAAAACATATTCGACGAGTTCAAAACAAGATCAAATGATTTCGGAACCGAATTGCGTGTCCTAAGTATGGGCATGAGCGGAGATTTCAGATTAGCCATAGATCATGGTAGTAATATGGTTCGCATAGGAAGTGCCATTTTTGGAGAACGGAATTATTAA
- a CDS encoding Gfo/Idh/MocA family protein: protein MLKAGVLGAGHLGKIHLKLLKQSEKYELVGFFDADKKAAKKIEEEFGYKSFPTMESLIDASDMVVVVTPTIHHFECARKVIEAGKHLFIEKPITQTVAEAEEIRDLAKTKKVRGQVGQVERFNPAFMAIRDKISNPMFIETHRLAEFNPRGTDVSVVLDLMIHDIDIILSVVKSPVKTVSASGVSVLSETPDIANARIEFENGCVANLTASRISLKKMRKARFFQRDAYISVDFLEKKCEAVRMKNAPEQPDEFAMILTNAEGVQKQIYFENPQIESNNAILDELESFAEAIKADRTPDVSLRQGTEALRVAMLVIENFKQI, encoded by the coding sequence ATGCTAAAAGCAGGAGTACTTGGCGCCGGCCATCTTGGGAAGATTCACCTGAAATTGCTTAAACAATCTGAAAAATATGAATTAGTGGGCTTTTTTGATGCCGATAAAAAAGCTGCGAAGAAAATTGAAGAGGAATTCGGATATAAAAGTTTTCCTACGATGGAAAGTCTTATAGATGCGTCCGATATGGTTGTAGTGGTGACACCTACCATACATCATTTTGAATGTGCGAGAAAAGTAATTGAAGCTGGGAAGCATCTTTTTATTGAAAAACCAATCACCCAAACAGTAGCAGAAGCGGAAGAGATCAGGGACTTGGCCAAAACCAAAAAAGTACGTGGTCAAGTGGGCCAAGTGGAACGCTTTAACCCCGCATTTATGGCGATCAGGGATAAGATAAGCAATCCTATGTTTATCGAGACCCACAGATTGGCCGAGTTCAATCCGCGCGGTACCGATGTCTCAGTAGTTTTGGACCTGATGATCCACGATATCGATATTATTTTAAGCGTGGTAAAGAGTCCGGTGAAAACCGTAAGCGCCAGCGGAGTTTCCGTGCTCAGTGAAACTCCAGATATTGCAAATGCCCGAATTGAATTTGAAAACGGCTGTGTAGCCAACCTTACCGCTAGTAGGATTTCGCTGAAAAAGATGCGAAAAGCTCGATTTTTCCAACGCGATGCCTATATCTCGGTTGATTTTTTGGAAAAGAAATGCGAAGCGGTAAGAATGAAAAATGCGCCAGAGCAACCCGATGAATTTGCGATGATCCTAACCAATGCCGAAGGTGTTCAAAAACAAATTTATTTTGAAAATCCACAGATAGAAAGCAACAATGCAATCCTCGATGAACTTGAAAGTTTTGCCGAAGCCATTAAAGCAGACAGAACGCCGGATGTTTCCCTTAGACAGGGAACCGAGGCTCTTCGCGTAGCCATGTTGGTTATCGAAAATTTTAAACAAATATAG
- a CDS encoding 3-hydroxybutyryl-CoA dehydrogenase, translating to MKSIAVIGAGTMGNGIAHTFAQFDFQVHLIDIQQAYLDKGLATISRNLERMVSKQTITDADMSRTLKNITTFTDLEKGVKNVGLVVEAATENVELKLNIFRDLDKFCGPDTILASNTSSISITQIAAVTSRPEKVIGMHFMNPVPIMKLVEIIKGYSTSKETFQTVETLSKSLNKTPVEVNDYPGFVANRILMPMINEAIETLYNGVAGVNEIDTVMKLGMAHPMGPLALADFIGLDVCLSILKVMYDGFKNPKYAPCPLLVNMVMAGKLGSKSGEGFYDYSENRKAEVVSSQFSK from the coding sequence ATGAAAAGTATAGCAGTAATAGGTGCCGGAACCATGGGAAATGGCATCGCCCACACTTTTGCCCAATTCGATTTCCAAGTGCATTTAATCGATATCCAACAAGCTTATTTGGATAAAGGATTAGCTACCATTTCCAGAAATCTGGAACGAATGGTAAGTAAGCAAACCATAACAGATGCGGATATGTCGCGCACACTTAAAAATATTACAACCTTTACCGACCTTGAAAAAGGAGTTAAAAATGTTGGTTTGGTTGTGGAAGCTGCCACAGAAAATGTAGAATTAAAACTAAATATCTTTCGGGATTTGGATAAGTTCTGCGGTCCCGATACCATTTTGGCGAGTAATACATCTTCAATTTCCATCACCCAGATTGCAGCGGTTACTTCACGACCTGAAAAAGTAATTGGAATGCACTTTATGAATCCAGTTCCCATTATGAAATTGGTGGAAATAATTAAAGGTTATAGCACTAGCAAAGAAACCTTTCAAACAGTGGAAACTCTTTCTAAAAGCTTGAACAAGACACCCGTTGAAGTTAATGATTACCCCGGATTTGTGGCAAACCGAATATTAATGCCAATGATCAACGAAGCCATCGAAACATTATACAATGGAGTTGCCGGAGTGAATGAAATAGATACCGTTATGAAGCTTGGAATGGCCCATCCAATGGGACCATTAGCTCTTGCCGATTTTATTGGACTTGACGTATGTCTATCTATTTTGAAAGTTATGTACGATGGTTTTAAAAATCCAAAATATGCTCCTTGTCCACTATTGGTGAATATGGTAATGGCAGGCAAATTGGGCAGCAAAAGTGGCGAAGGGTTTTACGACTACAGCGAAAACAGAAAGGCCGAGGTAGTTTCTTCTCAATTTTCAAAATAA
- a CDS encoding DUF1015 domain-containing protein, translating into MAKIIPFKAVRPTRDKVNLLAARSYDSYTTAQVESRLRDNPFSFLHIVNPGYKYQKEISGVERYGLVRNRYEEFKEDGIFIEEEKPSFYIYKIVNRDKLEFTGIVAAASVQDYEDDVIKKHEETLEFREVILKEYLKTIGFNAEAVLLTYPDNSDLELLIDEVMKTRPEYEFTTTYRDTHYLWNVDDEVLLNKIQTIFADIPALYIADGHHRSASSYLLAKDLKAENPHHTGEESYNYFMSFLIPASDLKIYEFNRLVKDLNGMEKEEFLIKLDELFRIENRGHDYYKPSKKHHFSMYLDGEFYSLHLRKKKYKIENALDALDAQILYTTILKPLLGIKDLRNDQRIEYSHGKKELAYVQTVIDSGNFAVGFGLLPVTTDEMQQIADEGLKMPPKSTYIEPKLRSGVTIYEF; encoded by the coding sequence TTGGCAAAAATAATTCCTTTTAAGGCCGTTAGACCCACAAGAGATAAGGTGAACCTACTTGCCGCTCGGTCTTACGATAGCTATACAACGGCACAAGTGGAGTCTCGTTTACGTGATAATCCGTTTTCGTTTCTGCACATCGTAAATCCGGGATATAAATACCAAAAGGAAATTTCTGGTGTTGAGCGCTATGGATTGGTAAGAAATAGATATGAGGAATTTAAGGAAGATGGTATTTTTATAGAAGAAGAAAAACCAAGCTTTTATATTTATAAAATTGTCAACCGCGATAAACTGGAATTTACGGGAATAGTCGCCGCCGCAAGTGTTCAGGATTATGAGGATGATGTAATTAAAAAGCATGAAGAAACCTTGGAGTTCCGCGAGGTTATTCTAAAGGAATATCTAAAAACTATTGGTTTTAATGCAGAAGCGGTTCTCCTTACCTACCCTGATAATTCCGATTTGGAGCTTTTGATTGATGAGGTTATGAAAACCCGTCCAGAATATGAGTTTACCACCACTTATCGCGACACCCATTATCTTTGGAATGTTGACGATGAAGTACTTTTAAACAAAATACAAACTATTTTTGCGGATATACCGGCATTATACATTGCAGACGGTCATCACCGATCGGCCTCTTCTTATTTGCTGGCCAAGGATTTAAAAGCTGAAAATCCACATCACACCGGGGAGGAAAGTTATAATTATTTTATGAGTTTCCTTATTCCCGCCAGCGACTTAAAAATATATGAGTTCAATAGGTTGGTGAAAGATCTGAACGGAATGGAAAAAGAAGAGTTCCTAATAAAATTGGATGAATTGTTTAGAATAGAAAATCGTGGACACGATTACTATAAACCCTCCAAAAAACATCATTTTAGCATGTATTTGGACGGAGAATTCTATTCCTTGCACCTTCGGAAAAAGAAGTATAAAATTGAAAATGCCCTCGATGCGCTAGACGCCCAGATATTATATACCACCATTCTGAAACCGCTTTTAGGAATAAAAGATTTACGAAATGACCAGCGCATTGAATATTCCCACGGAAAAAAGGAGCTAGCTTATGTTCAGACGGTAATAGATTCCGGTAACTTTGCAGTTGGATTTGGATTGTTGCCCGTTACTACTGACGAAATGCAACAAATTGCGGATGAGGGTCTAAAAATGCCACCAAAAAGCACTTATATTGAACCCAAACTACGAAGTGGAGTTACTATTTATGAATTCTGA